A genomic window from Nematostella vectensis chromosome 9, jaNemVect1.1, whole genome shotgun sequence includes:
- the LOC5511000 gene encoding ATP-binding cassette sub-family G member 4, with protein MENFLAARAESYKTAIKCCGGEETSSVASKDCSMLEAGEYVEQLSFWQRPRQRVDLEFTNVNYTIKLGRNDYKDIIKDVSGKFKSGELVGVLGPSGAGKSTLINVLAGYRTKFADGSIKVNGVERNLRQFRKMSCYIMQDDVLLPHLTVMESMMVSANLHLKENMPLDDKERLIKEILINLGLLETADTRLSEVSGGQRKRVAIALELINNPPLIFLDEPTSGLDSSSAYQCISLMRTLAHGGRTVVCTIHQPSAKLFEMFDKLYILAEGNCLFQGPVAQLVPHMSREGLECPKYHNPADFIIEVAAGEYGEDVIPKLVKAWHVHMAEEKRRKSLEMSPGSDVSGDSSVSKSSTVTVATGGCNLSTKTSTESLGIIHAASQTTQFVVLFKRAFQSILRDRVFTHLRVVSIAAVGLLIGLLYLGIGNDANKVFNNTGCLFFSLLFLMFTSLMPTVLTFPMEKLVFIREHLNNWYSLKSYYLAKTMADVPFQILFPLIYCTIVYFMTEQPHEGLRYTQFVAITILTCLVAQSIGLLIGTVAPSLPTAVYVAPVTGIPVLLFSGFFVNFDTIPNYMQWLTYVSYARYSWEGTVLSIYGNNRGPLHCKQERCIFKNSDDVLDAMDVEESAFYLEGAKIYFDCFVLLLFFIALRLAAYLVLRYKVKSMH; from the exons ATGGAGAATTTCTTAGCGGCGCGTGCGGAGAGTTACAAGACGGCGATAAAGTGTTGTGGAGGCGAGGAGACGAGTTCAGTCGCCAGTAAAGACTGTTCTATGCTCGAAGCTGGAGAATACGTGGAACAGCTCAGCTTTTGGCAAAGACCGCGGCAGAGAGTGGATTTAGAATTTACCAATGTGAACTACACTATAAAACTTGGTAGAAATG ATTATAAGGATATTATCAAAGATGTTTCTGGGAAATTTAAAAGCGGGGAGCTCGTTGGCGTCTTAGGACCTTCAG GGGCTGGAAAATCAACTCTGATCAACGTACTAGCGGGATATCG GACCAAGTTTGCAGATGGCTCTATCAAGGTCAATGGGGTCGAGAGGAATCTACGGCAGTTTAGGAAAATGTCGTGTTATATCATGCAAGATGACGTGTTACTTCCTCATCTAACTGTAATGGAATCCATGATG GTATCAGCTAATCTACATCTTAAGGAAAACATGCCTCTGGATGACAAGGAACGCCTG ATTAAAGAGATCCTGATCAATCTCGGTCTTCTCGAAACGGCTGACACGCGGCTCAGCGAAGTCTCTGGTGGTCAGCGGAAGCGCGTTGCCATAGCACTGGAACTCATAAACAATCCTCCTCTGATCTTTCTGGACGAGCCCACTAG CGGTCTTGACAGCTCCTCGGCGTATCAGTGCATTAGCCTGATGCGCACCCTCGCCCATGGCGGACGGACTGTAGTTTGTACGATACATCAGCCAAGCGCCAAGCTATTCGAGATGTTTGATAAG TTGTATATCTTAGCGGAAGGGAACTGCCTCTTTCAAGGCCCGGTCGCTCAGCTCGTCCCGCACATGTCTCGCGAGGGCCTCGAGTGTCCCAAGTACCACAACCCCGCAGACTTCA TTATTGAAGTTGCGGCCGGAGAATACGGCGAGGACGTCATTCCCAAGCTCGTGAAAGCGTGGCACGTGCACATGGCGGAAGAGAAGAGGCGAAAGAGCCTGGAGATGAGCCCGGGCTCAGATGTCAGCGGCGACAGTAGCGTGAGCAAATCCTCCACGGTTACCGTAGCAACAGGAGGCTGTAATTTGAGCACGAAAACGAGCACGGAGAGCTTGGGGATAATTCATGCGGCTAGCCAGACAACACAG TTCGTAGTCCTGTTCAAGCGGGCGTTCCAGTCCATCCTCCGAGACCGCGTGTTCACGCACCTTCGAGTGGTTTCCATAGCAGCGGTGGGGCTTCTGATTGGTCTACTCTACCTGGGGATTGGTAATGACGCTAATAAAGTGTTCAACAACACGGGTTGCCTGTTCTTCTCTCTTCTCTTTCTCATGTTTACGTCGCTGATGCCAACGGTTCTAACAT TCCCAATGGAGAAACTTGTCTTCATCCGGGAACATCTAAATAACTGGTACAGTCTCAAGTCCTACTATCTGGCCAAGACCATGGCAGACGTCCCTTTCCAG ATCCTGTTTCCCCTTATCTACTGCACCATTGTGTACTTTATGACGGAGCAGCCACATGAAGGCCTCAGATACACGCAATTCGTGGCGATCACCATTCTTACATGTTTAGTCGCGCAGTCGATTGGATTACTCATAGGAACTGTAGCTCCAAGTCTACCG ACCGCTGTCTACGTGGCCCCAGTCACCGGCATCCCGGTCCTTTTGTTCAGCGGATTCTTTGTGAACTTTGACACCATACCTAATTATATGCAGTGGCTGACGTACGTGTCGTACGCGCGGTACAGCTGGGAAGGCACCGTCCTCTCCATATATGGAAACAACAGAGGGCCCCTGCACTGCAAGCAGGAGCGGTGCATATTTAAGAACAGTGATGACGTCCTCGATGCGATGGACGTCGAAGAGAGCGCTTTCTACCTAGAAGGTGCCAAAATCTACtttgactgttttgtgttACTGTTGTTTTTCATCGCTTTGAGACTTGCCGCCTATCTTGTGCTGAGATACAAAGTAAAATCGATGCATTGA